In a single window of the Arachis hypogaea cultivar Tifrunner chromosome 6, arahy.Tifrunner.gnm2.J5K5, whole genome shotgun sequence genome:
- the LOC112696466 gene encoding thylakoid membrane protein TERC, chloroplastic isoform X1, protein MGTASVIQNPVNYYHYANGDTTLTLRFRVKASLPPAPPSKCFPSLSLVASYNRRHQFAISCSKPPGPPEAGRKSTTPQPRHDVTNLDTPPQLHHQDYASSVRTVAFWVCTAVAFGIGLGFKDGIGKASEFFAGYMLEQSLSVDNLFVFVLIFKYFKVPVMYQSRVLSYGIAGAVFFRLTLIVLGTATLQRFEAVNLLLAAILIYSSFKLFASEEDESDLSNNFVVKTCQKFIPVTTYYDGNKFITNQDGMWKATPLLLTVAVIELSDIAFAVDSIPAVFGVTRDPFIVFTSNLFAILGLRSLYTIISEGMSELEYLQSSIAVVLGFIGCKMILDYFGIHVSTEASLGFVASSLTIGVISSLAKKSDKLTK, encoded by the exons ATGGGAACGGCTTCTGTTATTCAGAATCCCGTTAACTATTACCACTATGCTAACGGCGACACAACGTTAACGTTAAGGTTTAGGGTGAAGGCTTCACTGCCACCTGCTCCACCCTCCAAGTGctttccctccctctctctcGTCGCTTCGTACAACCGCCGCCACCAATTTGCGATTTCTTGCTCCAAACCGCCTGGCCCTCCGGAAGCAGGACGTAAGAGCACCACTCCGCAACCGCGTCATGACGTCACCAACTTAGATACGCCTCCACAACTGCACCACCAAGATTACGCTTCCTCTGTTAGAACCGTTGCCTTTTGG GTTTGCACGGCTGTGGCGTTTGGTATTGGTTTGGGTTTTAAGGACGGTATTGGCAAAGCTTCTGAGTTTTTCGCTGG ATACATGTTGGAGCAGAGTCTATCTGTTGATAATCTCTTTGTCTTTGTTTTGATATTCAAATACTTTAAAGTGCCAGTTATGTATCAG AGCCGTGTACTTTCATATGGTATTGCTGGTGCTGTTTTCTTTCGTCTAACATTAATAGTTCTTGGAACTGCCACCCTTCAG AGGTTTGAGGCAGTTAACCTTCTTTTGGCAGCAATATTGATTTACTCATCGTTTAAG CTATTTGCAAGTGAAGAAGATGAGTCTGACTTATCAAATAACTTTGTGGTGAAGACATGCCAGAAATTTATCCCTGTAACAA CATATTATGATGGAAATAAGTTCATAACAAATCAGGATGGGATGTGGAAA GCCACACCTTTGCTTCTTACTGTAGCAGTTATTGAGCTCAGTGACATTGCATTTGCA gTTGACTCAATACCTGCAGTTTTTGGTGTAACACGGGATCCTTTCATAGTTTTTACATCTAATCTTTTTGCGATTTTGG GCTTAAGGTCGCTTTACACGATAATTTCTGAGGGTATGTCCGAGCTCGAGTACTTACAG TCTTCCATTGCTGTCGTTTTGGGATTCATCGGGTGTAAGATGATCTTGGACTACTTTG GTATCCATGTCTCAACAGAGGCATCTCTTGGTTTTGTAGCCTCAAGTCTTACCATCGGGGTGATATCGAGTCTGGCAAAGAAATCCGACAAACTTACAAAGTGA
- the LOC112696466 gene encoding thylakoid membrane protein TERC, chloroplastic isoform X2 produces MGTASVIQNPVNYYHYANGDTTLTLRFRVKASLPPAPPSKCFPSLSLVASYNRRHQFAISCSKPPGPPEAGRKSTTPQPRHDVTNLDTPPQLHHQDYASSVRTVAFWVCTAVAFGIGLGFKDGIGKASEFFAGYMLEQSLSVDNLFVFVLIFKYFKVPVMYQSRVLSYGIAGAVFFRLTLIVLGTATLQRFEAVNLLLAAILIYSSFKLFASEEDESDLSNNFVVKTCQKFIPVTTYYDGNKFITNQDGMWKATPLLLTVAVIELSDIAFAVDSIPAVFGVTRDPFIVFTSNLFAILGLRSLYTIISEGMSELEYLQVTVDLLSSVFHCCRFGIHRV; encoded by the exons ATGGGAACGGCTTCTGTTATTCAGAATCCCGTTAACTATTACCACTATGCTAACGGCGACACAACGTTAACGTTAAGGTTTAGGGTGAAGGCTTCACTGCCACCTGCTCCACCCTCCAAGTGctttccctccctctctctcGTCGCTTCGTACAACCGCCGCCACCAATTTGCGATTTCTTGCTCCAAACCGCCTGGCCCTCCGGAAGCAGGACGTAAGAGCACCACTCCGCAACCGCGTCATGACGTCACCAACTTAGATACGCCTCCACAACTGCACCACCAAGATTACGCTTCCTCTGTTAGAACCGTTGCCTTTTGG GTTTGCACGGCTGTGGCGTTTGGTATTGGTTTGGGTTTTAAGGACGGTATTGGCAAAGCTTCTGAGTTTTTCGCTGG ATACATGTTGGAGCAGAGTCTATCTGTTGATAATCTCTTTGTCTTTGTTTTGATATTCAAATACTTTAAAGTGCCAGTTATGTATCAG AGCCGTGTACTTTCATATGGTATTGCTGGTGCTGTTTTCTTTCGTCTAACATTAATAGTTCTTGGAACTGCCACCCTTCAG AGGTTTGAGGCAGTTAACCTTCTTTTGGCAGCAATATTGATTTACTCATCGTTTAAG CTATTTGCAAGTGAAGAAGATGAGTCTGACTTATCAAATAACTTTGTGGTGAAGACATGCCAGAAATTTATCCCTGTAACAA CATATTATGATGGAAATAAGTTCATAACAAATCAGGATGGGATGTGGAAA GCCACACCTTTGCTTCTTACTGTAGCAGTTATTGAGCTCAGTGACATTGCATTTGCA gTTGACTCAATACCTGCAGTTTTTGGTGTAACACGGGATCCTTTCATAGTTTTTACATCTAATCTTTTTGCGATTTTGG GCTTAAGGTCGCTTTACACGATAATTTCTGAGGGTATGTCCGAGCTCGAGTACTTACAGGTAACTGTTGACTTGCTCTCTTCAG TCTTCCATTGCTGTCGTTTTGGGATTCATCGGGTGTAA
- the LOC112696467 gene encoding glutathione S-transferase L3, whose product MATVAVQEIRPPTLSATSDPPPIFDGTTRLYISYSCPFAQRVWITRNYKGLQEKIKLVPIDLQNKPAWYKEKVHPEGKVPSLEHDGKILVESIDLIKYIDVNFEGPSLYPNDPTKKEFGEELIKYVDIFTKEMFGSFKGDPVTQTSATYDYLENALGKYEDGPFFLGEFSLVDIAYITFVERFQLVSSEIYKHDITAGRPKLATWIEEVNKNNAYKQTKPENPQEFVDFVKKRFLGQ is encoded by the exons ATGGCAACAGTAGC TGTGCAAGAAATTCGACCTCCCACTCTGTCTGCAACCTCAGACCCACCACCTATCTTTGATGGAACTACCAGGTTGTACATCAGTTATTCATGCCCTTTTGCGCAGCGcgtatggatcactaggaactacAAG GGATTACAAGAAAAGATCAAATTAGTTCCTATTGACCTTCAGAACAAGCCTGCTTGGTATAAAGAGAAGGTCCACCCAGAAGGCAAG GTGCCATCTCTTGAACATGACGGCAAGATTTTGGTAGAGAGTATTGACTTGATCAAATACATAGATGTCAATTTCGAAGGACCATCTCTATATCCTAAT GATCCTACCAAGAAGGAATTTGGTGAGGAGCTAATTAAGTATGTCGATATTTTTACCAAAGAGATGTTTGGATCATTCAAAGGCGACCCTGTAACGCAAACAA GTGCTACATATGACTACCTGGAGAATGCTCTTGGTAAATATGAAGATGGCCcatttttccttggtgaatttaGCTTG GTGGACATTGCCTATATCACATTTGTTGAGAGGTTCCAACTTGTGTCATCAGAGATTTACAAGCATGACATCACTGCTGGAAGGCCTAAACTAGCTACATGGATTGAG gaGGTAAACAAGAATAATGCATATAAGCAGACGAAACCTGAAAATCCACAAGAGTTCGTTGACTTTGTCAAGAAGCGTTTCTTG GGGCAGTAG
- the LOC112696465 gene encoding DEAD-box ATP-dependent RNA helicase 57 — protein sequence MANDSFLFSGIRFDRKKFGNDIARFGKNKPTDDDTALKITDPVELKTEKTMGEQFQQRPPSSKKRKRKGTSSDAVEGFSVFRNSASAADPVDKSNDAVRADDEAIQLKKEHNRQLERDAIFRKKNNIHVAGYNVPSPLQSFDELKTRYKCPRYLLRNITELGFKEPTPIQRQAIPVLLQDRECFACAPTGSGKTFAFVCPMLMKLKGPETGAIRAVILCHTRELSAQTYRECKKLAKGRKFRIKLMTKHLSRNADFSKFPCDILISTPLRLRLTIRRKKVDLSRVEFLVLDESDKLFEPELFKQIDSIIKACSNPSIIRSLFSATLPDFVEDRARELMHDAVRVIIGRKNMASETIKQKLIFTGSEEGKLLAIRQSFAESLNPPVLLFVQSKERAKELYGELAFDNIRVDVIHSDLSQEQRENAVDNFRAGKTWVLIATDVVARGMDFKGVNCVINYDFPDSAAAYIHRIGRSGRAGRAGEAITLYTEEDIPFLRNVANLMAASGCEVPSWLMDLQKKKWRKHRPKRDSISTKPDI from the exons ATGGCCAACGACTCGTTTTTGTTTTCCGGCATTCGTTTCGACAGAAAGAAGTTCGGAAACGACATTGCCAGGTTCGGGAAGAACAAACCCACTGATGACGATACCGCCCTCAAGATTACAGACCCTGTTGAACTCAAAACTGAGAAAACAATGGGGGAACAATTCCAACAGAGACCACCTTCTTCGAAGAAGCGGAAGCGCAAGGGAACCTCTTCCG ATGCGGTTGAAGGATTCAGTGTATTTAGAAATTCTGCTTCTGCGGCGGATCCTGTGGATAAATCGAATGATGCAGTGAGAGCTGATGATGAGGCCATTCAGCTGAAGAAGGAACACAATAGGCAACTTGAg CGAGATGCTATATTCAGGAAGAAGAATAACATCCATGTGGCTGGGTATAACGTGCCATCCCCGCTTCAAAGTTTTGATGAATTGAAAACTAG ATACAAATGTCCAAGATATTTATTGCGCAATATCACAGAACTTGGATTCAAAGAACCAACTCCAATCCAGAGGCAGGCTATTCCAGTACTTTTGCAG GATCGGGAATGCTTTGCTTGTGCTCCAACTGGCTCTGGAAAAACCTTCGCATTTGTGTGTCCTATGCTTATGAAACTCAAG GGGCCAGAAACAGGTGCCATTCGCGCTGTTATACTTTGTCATACGCGTGAATTATCTGCTCAAACATACCGAGAGTGCAAAAAGCTTGCCAAGGGAAGAAAGTTTCGTATCAAGTTAATGACTAAACATCTTTCTAGAAATGctgatttttcaaaatttccatgTGATATACTTATATCTACGCCACTTCGGTTACGCTTGACTATCCGGAGGAAGAAGGTTGATCTCAGCAG AGTTGAGTTTCTTGTATTGGATGAGTCCGATAAGCTGTTTGAGCCTGAACTGTTTAAGCAGATTGATTCTATTATTAAAGCATGTTCAAATCCCTCAATAATACGCTCACTATTCAGTGCCACTTTACCTGATTTTGTTGAGGATCGAGCTCGAGAACTCATGCATGATGCTGTTCGGGTAATTATTGGCAGAAA GAATATGGCTTCTGAAACAATTAAGCAAAAGTTGATTTTTACTggaagtgaagaaggaaaacttcTAGCAATTCGTCAAAGCTTTGCAGAG AGTCTAAATCCTCCAGTATTGCTCTTTGTGCAAAGCAAGGAGCGAGCCAAGGAGCTGTATGGTGAACTTGCATTTGACAATATTAGAGTGGATGTCATCCATTCTGATCTGTCTCAAGAACAG AGGGAAAATGCTGTTGATAACTTCAGAGCTGGCAAAACATGGGTTTTGATTGCCACTGATGTAGTTGCTCGGGGCATGGATTTCAAAGGTGTGAACTGTGTGATCAATTATGATTTCCCAGATTCTGCTGCCGCATATATCCACAGGATTG GTCGATCTGGCAGAGCAGGGAGGGCAGGAGAAGCAATTACTTTGTACACGGAGGAAGACATTCCATTCTTGCGGAACGTAGCTAATTTAATGGCAGCATCAGGTTGTGAGGTTCCATCATGGCTCATGGACTTACAAAAAAAGAAGTGGAGAAAGCACCGGCCAAAAAGAGATTCAATCTCAACCAAACCAGATATATAA